The genomic window ACTGGATTTTGCTACGCAATTTCCTACCAGGCTTTCAGATAACATTATCGTCATGGAAACCGGGGGTATGAAAGGAAAGCGCAAAGAAATTACCCGTCATGAAGTACATAAGTTTCTAAAAAAACAACTAGGCATAACCAAAGTACATAGCGAATATGGAATGACCGAGTTACTCTCTCAAGCCTATTCAAAAGGAAATGGGATTTTTACCTGTCCCCCATGGATGAAAGTACTAATACGAGATCCTAAAGATCCTTTAGCTTTTTTACCCCCTGGAAAAACTGGTGGTATTAATGTAATCGACCTGGCCAACGTACATTCTTGTTCTTTTATTGGTACCCAAGACCTGGGCAAAATGAATATAGATGGAAATTTTGAAGTATTAGGGCGTTTTGATCATAGTGATATCCGCGGATGTAATTTAATGTCGCTATAAACGCTATAAGGAAGACCCTATGTATCAAATCATACTCTGTTATTTTGTAATAGTTATTCTCTAAAAAATAAAATTTAAATATTTTCATCATTTTTCAGACACCTGTATTTACGATCCAACACCTTCTATATTAACGAACTCCCTTATATATCTAGTGATATAAACAATTAAAATAGTTTTTAATATCAGATTCAGCTTGTAAGGTATAAAAGTAAGCTTCGACTTACTTTATAGAATTGCCTAGCATGAAATTTATTTTAACTCCTTTACTGTTGTTTGTTTTTATAGGTACGGCGCAATCTATAGATTACAATCTTAAAGATGGTTTTATGGCAGAAGGTTATGATGTGGTTGCTTATTTTGATAATACTGCGGTAAAAGGGGATACTAAATTTCAGATGGAGTATAAAGGTGCCAATTACAAATTTAGTACTGTTGAAAATTTAAAAACTTTTCAGGATAATCCGGAAAAGTATATCCCAAAATACGGAGGATATTGTGCTTACGCGATAG from Aquimarina sp. ERC-38 includes these protein-coding regions:
- a CDS encoding YHS domain-containing (seleno)protein, with the translated sequence MKFILTPLLLFVFIGTAQSIDYNLKDGFMAEGYDVVAYFDNTAVKGDTKFQMEYKGANYKFSTVENLKTFQDNPEKYIPKYGGYCAYAIGVNGKKVDIDPKTFEIRNGELLLFYNAWGTNTLKKWKKEGGDDLYLKAEANWNKMIANE